The DNA region GGGAATATGCCTGAGGTTATTGATGATCCGAGCCTTGTTAAGAAGTTTATGGAATTAAACACGCACATAGAAGTCGGAGGTACGAGATATTCTCTTAAGGAGGTGGGGCACAGAGGTAGTGTGGGAGAATGGCTAGAGGTAGGTGGTGGATATTATTTTAGTAGATACAATGTTATTGTTCTGGTGCTTGAAAAAATATTTGCATTTTTCAACCATAATCTTCCTGATATGTATGGTAATCCTATGTATATGCAGTTTGTGAAGGAGAATTATCTATGTTTTGTGAATAAGGAATTGGAGATTGTTAGGATTGAGGGGCCTTTTGAAGGGGGTATTCTTTTTTATAATGGCTTTAAGGATATAGTTTTATCGGGGGGTAAGGTGTGTGTTCTTAGGGATGTATCTTATAAGTATTAGGTCATGGGGGATGGGTTATGGGAAGGTTTGAGTTGTGTTTTTTGCTAGTATTTGTGATTAGTTTTGTTTTTGTGTTTAGTAAAGCGTATGGTGTTTTTCCAAAGGGTTTCTATGATGCTTCGGTGTATTCAAAGCTTAGCTTTGCTACTTTTGCTTCTGTAGTTACTGATATGGTTTCTGATGATAGTTTTGTTGGTAAGGTTGTGAAAGTATTTTATAAAGTATTTTATGACGATGGTAGGATGTTTTCCAAAATCAAAGAGTTGAGGTAGAGGGTGTGGACCCGTAGCTGGGGAGGTTTAATGATGAAGGGAGTAATAATATCTGCAGGTTATGGAAGTAGGTTTTTTCCAGTTACGAAAACTGTTCCTAAGGAGATGCTTCCTTTGTATAATATCCCTTCAATACATTTTGCTGTGGCTGAGCTTATGGAAGCTGGAATAGAAGATATAATTGTTGTGACTAGCAGAAGAAAGAAAACATTAGATGACTATTTTGATGTAGAGTTTGAGCTTGAGACATTCTTTAAGGGAAGTGGTAAAGAAGAGTTGATAAAGCCTTACAGTGTTAATGTATGTTTTGTTAGGCAGAAGAGGATGATGGGGGTGGGTAATGCTATTTTGGAAGCTTCTAGTTTTATAGGTAGAGAACCTTTTATTCTGCTTTATCCTGATGATATAGTGATTTCATCACCGTCTCTGAGTAAAAGGCTTATTGACTTACACAAAGTCACTGGAAAGAGTGTATTGTCTTTGGTTAACAAAAGTGGTGAGGATGTTTCAAGGTTTGGGGTAGTGAAAGTGGTGGAAAAGAGTGGTTTTTTTGAGGTAGAAAAAGTTATTGAGAAACCAAAGCCTGGTGAGGCTCCGTCAGGTTACATTGCAATAGGAAGATACCTTTTCACAAATGAGCTTATAGAGTTGCTTAGGGATGAATGGGATAGGTTTGGAGGGAAAGGGGAGTTTTATCATATTTCGTCTTTGAACAAGTTGTGTAGTATGGGAAGGGTGGTGGGACTTGAAGTTGATGGTAAGGATTTTTTTGATACAGGAACACCGATTGAGTATTCAAAAGCGTTCATAAGGTTTCTAGTTGAGCATTCTGAGGTTAGAAATGAGATGAAGGAGTGGTTAAGAAGATATGTAGAGAGATCCCTGTGAGAGGGATCTCTCTTTGGGAATAGACTACAGGCCGAAGGTGCTATTGATCTGGCTGTTTCTGGGGTTTCGGAGAAAATTCATCTAAGTTTATATCTTTACCAATCTTAGAGAAGATGATTGAGGCAAGTTGAGATGTTACATAGTCAATGTAGGCTGGATCTCTTATCTTACTCCTCAGTTCCTTGATCTCCTCCTCCGTGAGGCTGGAACGGAGGCGGTTTTTAGACTGCCTTACCCTAATCTTGGACATCCTTGTCCCTCCTTCGTGTATATCCTGGGAACATCCTTGTCCCCATCTTTTCTATACAAGGTAGTCCTTGTAATACTTAAATATGCCCTCGCTCAAAACTAAAGCGTCATATCCAACATCTTGATAATCTATTTCGCTAATAAAATCTTCGGATACAGTGAGTATTTTATTAGCTTTTCCTTTGCTAAGCTTCTCCTCAGGAATAAATTTTGAAAATGTGCTTTTAACTTCAACAAATCTTATAGATTTACCGTCATAGCAGATTATATCCACCTCACCATTCCTAGAGTGGTAATTTAAGGATATTATGCTAAAACCTAGAGAAGAAAGGTATCTGCATCCCTTTAGCTCCGTCTCTCTCCCTATATTTAAGTAACAGTGGAATTTGTTTTTTAGAACGTAATTCAACAGGGTCTGTGAGAAGATGAACCAGTTTTCAACTTTTTTTTCAAGGCCAAACTTCTCAACAATCATCCAGGAGAGATTTATTCCTTCAAGATAAGAGGTTAGTATCTCTCTCAGCTCGTTTATGGAGATGTTATGAGTTTTTAGTATTCTGGAAATGATCTTATCTTT from Brevinematia bacterium includes:
- a CDS encoding UTP--glucose-1-phosphate uridylyltransferase — its product is MKGVIISAGYGSRFFPVTKTVPKEMLPLYNIPSIHFAVAELMEAGIEDIIVVTSRRKKTLDDYFDVEFELETFFKGSGKEELIKPYSVNVCFVRQKRMMGVGNAILEASSFIGREPFILLYPDDIVISSPSLSKRLIDLHKVTGKSVLSLVNKSGEDVSRFGVVKVVEKSGFFEVEKVIEKPKPGEAPSGYIAIGRYLFTNELIELLRDEWDRFGGKGEFYHISSLNKLCSMGRVVGLEVDGKDFFDTGTPIEYSKAFIRFLVEHSEVRNEMKEWLRRYVERSL
- a CDS encoding YraN family protein; translation: MQLSEIAKRKDKIISRILKTHNISINELREILTSYLEGINLSWMIVEKFGLEKKVENWFIFSQTLLNYVLKNKFHCYLNIGRETELKGCRYLSSLGFSIISLNYHSRNGEVDIICYDGKSIRFVEVKSTFSKFIPEEKLSKGKANKILTVSEDFISEIDYQDVGYDALVLSEGIFKYYKDYLV